CCCCGTCACCGGAAAGGGAAGAGGCTTCGACTTCGTCGGCCACCACGAGCTGTTGCTGCCGTTGCTGGCCGCCGCCCTCGTCGAGACAGCCGAGCCCTGAACCATCGGCGAGCCCAAACGAACGCCCATCTGAAATCCGAAAGTGAAATCGGGCGAAAAACGGGAAAGGTCCTCTACGAAACGCCACTCGTAGACGAAACGTTCCGAATATCGGAATCGAATGCCGAGCGCGAGCTGCTGCGATCCTTTGTTGAGAACGGAGAGCTTGCCCGTGAGCGGCGGGCGCGCGTGGTCGAGCTGAAAAACACCGACGAGCCGCGGCTTGAAGCGCCAGTCGAAGCCGACCATGAAGGAGAAATAGTTTCTCGCCGGTATCTCGTCGGGCTTGCCCAGGACATGGTAGTTGGCGTTGGCGTAGAATCCGAATCGCCTGCCGACGCGGTCGAGCGCCAATCCCAGGCCGAGGTCGGCCTTTCCACTTCCGCTCAAGCTGTCCGGATCGCCGGTCGGGAGCTTCAACTCCGTCCGCGCACCCAGGCCCAGACCGTTGTGCTCGACGAGTGTCTTCTTGAAATGCAAGGACAAGTCGCCGACGGCGCCGAACGAATCCCGCCCTTCGAAGATCGTCGAGCCGTTTCGCGCGTAGAGAAACTCGACGAGGCCGTTGTCGGTCTGTCCCCGAAGGAAATTGGGAAGGCCTAACGCCTCGTGGAACCCGCTCACGAAAGGATCGAGGAAGCCGCCGTAATAAACGTAGAAAGGCAGAGTCGCGCGCAGCTCCACGGCTCGGGGAAAGCCTCGCGCCACCGAGATGGCGGTTCTCAGATACTCCAGGTCGAGTCGAATTCGCTCGTCCTCGAGCTCCTGGTCGAGGATGACGTTGGAGTAGTCGAATTGGAGCCCGACCGACGTCTCTCCGGGTGCCAGGCTTCGGGAGATTTCGGGTGTCATGGAGACGAAGAGGAGCGCGAGCGGGAACTGGTTGCGATTCCCCATCGGACCGCGCCATGTCTCTACGGGGAGATCGGACTCCTGCGAGGCGGTAGCCGCGCTCGATCTACCGAAAAGAACGAGTGCCACGGGGAGAAGGGAATGTAACCGCAAGAGGTCGTGCTCATTCCTATGATATACGTTTCGGCGTGGGCCTGGATTCCAAACGGCGCTCGGTGGGAAGCGGGGTGAGCTGGGAGGAGGAGTTCGGCTACTCACGCGCCGTGCGGGTGGGCGATCGCATCTTCGTCTCGGGCACGACGGCGACGGGTCCCGACGGCGTCGCCGCGCCCGGTGACGCCGCGGGACAGGCTCACTTCGTGTTGGACAAGATCGAGAGCGCCATCGTGGCTCTCGGTGGCACGCTTTCGGACGTGGTCCGAACACGCGTTTTCGTGGCGCGGCTTCAGGATTGGAGCAAGGTGGCGGCGGTTCACGGAGAGCGTTTCCGCGGGATCCGTCCCGCCAACACGCTCGTTCGTGCCGACCTCATCGGTGAGGAATACCTCGTCGAGATCGAGGCCGAGGCGGTGGTGGGCTCCGCCGGCGCGGAATGACCGAGTCCATTCGATTCAGCGTTCGCGTCAACAACGATCTCACGATCGACGATACGGTTGCTCTCGCGCTTGCTGCGGAACGAGCCGAGTTCGACCAGTTCTGGATGAGCAACGACCTCTTTTTCCGGAGCGCTCCCGTCGTGCTCTCGGCGGTCGCCCAGGCCACGGCCCGCATCCAGATCGGAACCTGCATCTTGAATCCCTTTACCATCGACCCCAGCGAGATCGCGATGATCGCCGCCACGCTCGACGAGCTGTCGCAGAATCGTTTCCAGCTCGGGCTCGCGGCGGGGTCTCGTAAATTCATGGATTGGGTGGGTATCGAGCATCGCGTGCCCCTCACCGCCGTGCGGGAAACGGTTGCGATCGTTCGGGATCTTCTCGCGGGGAAGTCCGCCATGATATCGGGTGAGCGCTTTCGCTGGCGAGACGGCGCGTACCTCCGTTTCCGTCCCTCCAGGAGGACGCCGATCTACATCGGGGCGCTCGGCCCGAAGATGCTCCGGCTCGCCGGAGAGATCGGGGACGGGGTCCTCCCGCTCCTGTTTCCGCCGGAGCATTACCATACGGTCAAGCCGTTGATCGAAGAGGCGGGACGAGAGCTCGACCTCGCCGCTTGCGTCTGGGTTTCGCTTTCCGAAGATGCTGCCGCCGCGCGCCGGGCGCTCGCCGAAAAGATCGCTTATTACGGTCCTGCCCTGACCGCAACCGTCCTCGAGCGGCTGTCGCTCACGCCGGACGACTTCGTCGCAATCGATCGCGCGGTGACCGTGGAGCGCGATATGGACAAGGCCTCGAAGCTCGTCGACGAGAGAATGCTCCGAATCGGGATCGTGGGAACACCCGGGGACGTCATCGCCCGGCTCGAGCCTCTGGTCGACGCGGGGGCGCGCCATCTGAGCTTCGGGCCGCCGCTCGGCCCGGACCCACTCGAAGCGGTGGAGCTCCTCGGCCGCGCCGTGCTGCCGCACTTTCGGGGCTGACGTTTGCATTGCAAACGAATCGGATACCATAGAAGCCGTGAGCCTGATTCGAAGCCAGGTCAAGACGAGCTCCGACGTGTTCCGAAGGCGCTATCAGGCCAACCTCGCGCTCAACCAGGAGCTCGCGCAGAAGCTGGATACCATCCGAAAGGGCGGCGACGAACGATCCCAGGCGCGCCATCGAGAGCAAGGCAAGCTCTTCGTGCGCGACCGCATTGCCCACCTCTGCGACGACGGCGCCCCTTTTCTCGAAGTCGGACCCCTGGCCGGATATCAGCTCTATACGGACGACGTCCCCGCGGGTGGGATCGTCACCGGAGTGGGTCTGGTTCGCGGCCGCCAGTGCATGATCGTCGCCAACGACGCGACGGTGAAAGGGGGCACCTACTACCCCATCACCGTCAAGAAGCATCTCCGCGCCCAGGAGATTGCGCTCGAGAACCGGCTGCCTTGCCTCTATCTCGTCGACAGCGGCGGTGCTTTTCTTCCGCTGCAGGCTGAAGTCTTTCCCGACCGGGACCACTTCGGGCGAATCTTTCGCAACCAGGCCGTTTTGAGTGCCGCGGGCATCCCGCAGATCGCGGCGGTCATGGGCATGTGCACCGCCGGTGGCGCCTACGTGCCGGCGATGAGCGATCAGGCGGTCATCGTCAACAGGACGGGAACGATTTTTCTCGCCGGCCCTCCACTCGTCAAAGCGGCGACGGGCGAGGACGTATCTGCCGAAGAGCTCGGGGGCGCACAGGTTCACACCGAACATTCCGGCGTCGCCGATCACTTCGCCGAGGACGACGAGCACGCGATCGATATCCTTCGCGACATCGTGGGACATCTCGGCAAGCGCGATCAGGCGAACGTGAGGCTCCAACCGTCGGAGGCGCCGGCCTACGACCCCGACGAGATCCTGGGCGTTTGGCCCCGCGACCTCAAGCGACAGATCGACGTGAGGGAAGTTCTGGCCCGCATCTTGGACGGAAGCCGCCTCTTCGAGTTCAAGCCTCGCTATGGAACGACGCTCGTAACCGGGTTCGCGCACATCGAGGGTATCCCGGTCGCCATACTCGCCAACAATGGGGTGTTGTTCAGCGAGAGCGCGCTCAAGGCGACCCATTTCATCGAGCTGGCGACGGCGGAGAAGATCCCGCTGCTCTTCGCCCAGAACATCACCGGCTTCATGGTGGGAGCCGACTACGAGCGTAGGGGTATCGCCAAGGACGGGGCGAAAATGGTGCACGCCGTCGCCACCGCCCGCGTTCCCAAGATCACGATCATCCTGGGTGGAAGTTTCGGCGCGGGAAACTACGGGATGTGCGGCCGGGCGTACGATCCCCGCTTCGTCTGGAGCTGGCCTACTAGCCGGATCTCGGTGATGGGAGGCGAGCAAGCGGCCGCCGTTCTCGTCACGGTGAAGCGAGACCAGCTGGCGCGAAAGAACCAGAGCCTCTCGAGCGAGGAAGCCGAGGCGATCGCCCGGCCGATCCGCGAGAAGTACGAAGAGGAGGGCCATCCTTATCATGCCTCCGCCCGCTTGTGGGACGACGGGGTCGTCGACATGAGAGAGACCCGGAAGGTTCTGGCGCTCTCCCTGGCGACGGCGCTGAACGCTCCCATGGATGAAACGAGGGTCGGCGTTTTCAGGATGTGACCGATGAAGAATCTCATCCGGATCGCGAACGCCGGTGGTTATTGGGGCGACGATCCCTACGCGTTGCGCCGCCAGGTGCTCGGCGAGCTCCCTCTCGATTACATCTCGATGGACTTTCTCGCCGAGATCACGATGAGCATCCTGCAGAAACAGCGCGCCCGCGACCCCGCGGCCGGCTACGCCCGGGATTTCGTGAAACAGATCGAGCCGGTGCTCGGAGAGGTCCTGGACCGCGGGATCAAAGTCATTACCAACGCCGGCGGAGTCAACCCCGAGGCCTGCGCCGAGGCCCTTTTCGGTCTCGCCCGCGAGCTGGCTCTCCCTTTGAAGATCGCGGTGGTGAGCGGCGACGACGTGCTGCCGCGCCTCGGCGAGCTCACCCTCGACAACATGGAGACGGGCGAGCCGCTGGGTGATTACCGCGACCGGGTGCTGTCCGCCAACGCCTACTTCGGCGCGATGCCCGTCGTTGAAGCGCTCCAGCACGATCCGAACATCGTTCTTTCGGGCCGGGTGACCGATACGGGAATCACGCTCGCCGCCCTGATTCACGAGTTCGGGTGGGCGGCGGACGATTACGACCGCTTGGCACAGGGGATCGTTGCCTCACACCTCATCGAATGCGGTGCCCAGGCGACGGGCGGCAATTTCACCGATTGGGAAAAGGTCGATAGCTACGTCGACATCGGTTATCCCATCGTCGAGTTCGAGCCTGACGGCACCTTCGTCGTGACCAAGCATCCCGGCACCGGCGGGCTCGTGAGCCTTCAGACGGTGCGGGAACAGTTCCTTTACGAGATGGGTCACCCGCAGCTCTACATCACTCCCGACGTCATCGCCGACTTCACCACGATGAAGCTCGACGCCTGTGGAGAAAGTCGCGTCCGGGTTACCGGCGCGCGGGGCTCGGCGCCGACGGATTGGCTCAAAGTGAGCCTGGCTATCGAAGACGGGTTCAAGTCGCAAGGGACTCTGATGGTGTCGGGCCCGGATGCGCGTGCCAAAGCCGCCTGCTTTGCCGGCATCTTATGGACGCGTGCCCGCAACGAGCTCGAGCGAGAGGGGCTCGACTTCTTCGAGGCCCACCAAACGGAATATATCGGTGACGACTCCACCCATCGTCGGCTTACGCCCGAGCACCGGCCGACGGAGATCCTCCTCAAGCTCGCCGTGCGTGACCACGATCGGAAAAAGCTCGAGATCTTCCGAAAGCTTCTGCCGGGCCTGATCCTGAGCGGTCCGGCCGGGGTGGCGGTCACC
This DNA window, taken from Vicinamibacteria bacterium, encodes the following:
- a CDS encoding RidA family protein, which produces MGLDSKRRSVGSGVSWEEEFGYSRAVRVGDRIFVSGTTATGPDGVAAPGDAAGQAHFVLDKIESAIVALGGTLSDVVRTRVFVARLQDWSKVAAVHGERFRGIRPANTLVRADLIGEEYLVEIEAEAVVGSAGAE
- a CDS encoding LLM class flavin-dependent oxidoreductase, producing the protein MTESIRFSVRVNNDLTIDDTVALALAAERAEFDQFWMSNDLFFRSAPVVLSAVAQATARIQIGTCILNPFTIDPSEIAMIAATLDELSQNRFQLGLAAGSRKFMDWVGIEHRVPLTAVRETVAIVRDLLAGKSAMISGERFRWRDGAYLRFRPSRRTPIYIGALGPKMLRLAGEIGDGVLPLLFPPEHYHTVKPLIEEAGRELDLAACVWVSLSEDAAAARRALAEKIAYYGPALTATVLERLSLTPDDFVAIDRAVTVERDMDKASKLVDERMLRIGIVGTPGDVIARLEPLVDAGARHLSFGPPLGPDPLEAVELLGRAVLPHFRG
- a CDS encoding carboxyl transferase domain-containing protein, which produces MSLIRSQVKTSSDVFRRRYQANLALNQELAQKLDTIRKGGDERSQARHREQGKLFVRDRIAHLCDDGAPFLEVGPLAGYQLYTDDVPAGGIVTGVGLVRGRQCMIVANDATVKGGTYYPITVKKHLRAQEIALENRLPCLYLVDSGGAFLPLQAEVFPDRDHFGRIFRNQAVLSAAGIPQIAAVMGMCTAGGAYVPAMSDQAVIVNRTGTIFLAGPPLVKAATGEDVSAEELGGAQVHTEHSGVADHFAEDDEHAIDILRDIVGHLGKRDQANVRLQPSEAPAYDPDEILGVWPRDLKRQIDVREVLARILDGSRLFEFKPRYGTTLVTGFAHIEGIPVAILANNGVLFSESALKATHFIELATAEKIPLLFAQNITGFMVGADYERRGIAKDGAKMVHAVATARVPKITIILGGSFGAGNYGMCGRAYDPRFVWSWPTSRISVMGGEQAAAVLVTVKRDQLARKNQSLSSEEAEAIARPIREKYEEEGHPYHASARLWDDGVVDMRETRKVLALSLATALNAPMDETRVGVFRM
- a CDS encoding acyclic terpene utilization AtuA family protein, translated to MKNLIRIANAGGYWGDDPYALRRQVLGELPLDYISMDFLAEITMSILQKQRARDPAAGYARDFVKQIEPVLGEVLDRGIKVITNAGGVNPEACAEALFGLARELALPLKIAVVSGDDVLPRLGELTLDNMETGEPLGDYRDRVLSANAYFGAMPVVEALQHDPNIVLSGRVTDTGITLAALIHEFGWAADDYDRLAQGIVASHLIECGAQATGGNFTDWEKVDSYVDIGYPIVEFEPDGTFVVTKHPGTGGLVSLQTVREQFLYEMGHPQLYITPDVIADFTTMKLDACGESRVRVTGARGSAPTDWLKVSLAIEDGFKSQGTLMVSGPDARAKAACFAGILWTRARNELEREGLDFFEAHQTEYIGDDSTHRRLTPEHRPTEILLKLAVRDHDRKKLEIFRKLLPGLILSGPAGVAVTGGAPSISDVVRYWPSLIPQAKAPARFEIWSRMENADRAEKLFASGDLKWPETRGTAEATGPVEAPVPAETAAAKTIEIPLALIAHARSGDKGDTANIGLIGRSADCYVWIRDHVTAERVRDW